In Labrus bergylta chromosome 6, fLabBer1.1, whole genome shotgun sequence, the following proteins share a genomic window:
- the si:ch211-201h21.5 gene encoding inosine-uridine preferring nucleoside hydrolase yields the protein MSLFTTMEKKQVIIDTDCGIDDAQAIMMALAAPNIQIVGVTCVFGNAAVEHVCQNVLRVLSVCEREGIPVFKGSGGPLVGASTPISDHFGTDGLGDVIKDKDPQWEEKIQREHAVNAMIRLVTENQKQVSLVALGPLTNLALAVRLDPSFPQKLKDLFIMGGNMEGKGNVTLCAEFNFAMDPESAYIVLEEFLCPTYVASWEYACRNGLTWDFFKELINQDTPAAAFMKMITSECWAYSEDAMLNKRDVYFGPAFVSYDSYAMSACIDSSLVTERIECPVRVELQGSICRGMMVLDRTNQLKKSHSVFVLTQCDAAKFSQLLMNSLRQPCKKLSLKHKCVILD from the exons ATGAGCTTGTTC ACGACCATGGAAAAGAAGCAGGTGATCATTGACACGGACTGCGGCATAGACGATGCTCAGGCCATCATGATGGCTCTGGCAGCCCCCAACATCCAGATTGTGGGTGTCACCTGTGTGTTTGGGAACGCGGCAGTGGAACATGTGTGTCAGAATGTCCTGAGGGTGCTCTCCGTCTGTGAGCGGGAAGGG ATTCCCGTGTTTAAGGGTTCTGGTGGTCCTCTGGTTGGAGCCAGTACCCCAATCAGTGACCACTTTGGAACCGATGGTCTTGGAGACGTGATTAAAGACAAAGACCCGCAGTGGGAGGAGAAAATCCAGAGAGAGCATGCAGTGAATGCAATGATCAGGCTGGTGACTGAAAACCAGAAGCAG GTGTCCTTGGTGGCCCTCGGCCCGCTCACTAACCTGGCGTTGGCTGTCAGACTGGATCCAAGTTTTCCCCAGAAGCTCAAAGATTTGTTCATTATGGGAGGAAACATGGAAG gaaaaggaaatgtgactctaTGTGCAGAGTTTAACTTTGCAATGGATCCGGAGTCGGCTTACATTGTTCTTGAAGAGTTTCTCTGCCCGACATATGTTGCATCATGGGAATATGCTTGCAGAAACGGACTAACCTGG GATTTCTTCAAAGAGTTGATCAACCAGGATACGCCTGCTGCAGCCTTTATGAAGATGATAACATCTGAATGCTGGGCGTACTCTGAAGACGCCATGCTGAACAAGAGAGATGTGTACTTTGGACCTGCCTTTGTCTCTTATGATTCATACGCCATGTCGGCGTGTATTGACAGCAGTTTGGTCACAGAGAGAATCGAGTGTCCGGTCCGTGTGGAGCTGCAGGGTTCAATCTGTCGTGGTATGATGGTACTGGACCGCACAAATCAGCTGAAGAAAAgccacagtgtgtttgttttgactcaATGTGATGCTGCAAAGTTTAGTCAGTTACTCATGAATTCTCTCAGACAGCCGTGTAAGAAGttatctttaaaacacaaatgtgtcATCTTGGACTAA